In Oryza brachyantha chromosome 2, ObraRS2, whole genome shotgun sequence, a single window of DNA contains:
- the LOC102717592 gene encoding uncharacterized protein LOC102717592: protein MRGVQDRKLKKKQDLQVLTPFPGCLGRMINMFDLSNGVVATKMLTEKAHRDVSPAGKDRGNAFKMAIGPFSSQIEDKKRDSQTRKQSPTKRLSSPTKRSGETPVKMLIEQDMWKEGMSGEEPLNVVARLMGLNDAAVHQSDLKSGKRSNKEYRSGGFDEHSRNLRPKKESKTHQKSEPCGGLNDQTLRMNISSNKYQGKEPSCEKRMTLVREKFAEAKRLATDEKLLHTKEFQEALQFLSSNKDLFLKFLDEPNPLLSNNNYEFQPVTPPSETKQITILKPSDSIKRNGSTLVGRQLYSDGDESEENKCRRHQSLNVSPANSTFSEPTRIVVLKPGLVKAYEPKILRSPSSSSTVGDSEEDSMSAVDETVPSSRRLAKEITWQMRMRLKDKQDEENLHSYEFHDIYIGDDSFSKSEVENAKEISGEISEDLEFGTPTSGRSWDFLSRSGSPYSASCSSQTSHRREPSVVREAKKRILERLSMVSSTVSGEEEREARRSTGTLGEMLTIPEVKKDQVFGDVTLENTTPEMDSEEPFLCLPRSRSVPISLSFGGIELNGVATGSHEVEKEKNRKSLSFREKVSSLFSKNKKTARGKLDSSEIPSTNDRLKHGNTATASDFNENTDHSALDNPLNCTSQNADEISMPTLMASSWHSNGMENIPAKDISSIPVIGAPGIFGESQDQPSPVSVLDGPFLSDNNRSLLCSSESFISASPQTLSRSPLIGSFSRSLSWEDPPLEVMSPNSLRLSRLFSKADEDQDSLTFIQKLVCSAGIDRDGCMLASPLELELLEKFSDYQEEGIKLRERRSKEKFLFDAVNEALTELTWTAELMAYPWRRSFSLEHKDCENDCSNSAADEIWRVIRNWSILDRYPPGETIERNLLVEMILKREVVEAARGDMTRLETFELTTTICAMVLEDLIADAAVDLSV, encoded by the exons ATGAGAGGTGTTCAAGATAGGAAGCTGAAGAAGAAGCAGGACCTGCAGGTTCTGACGCCCTTCCCTGGATGCTTGGGGAGGATGATAAACATGTTCGACCTCAGCAATGGCGTGGTTGCGACCAAGATGCTCACCGAGAAAGCGCATAGAGATG TTTCTCCAGCAGGTAAAGACCGGGGTAATGCTTTCAAGATGGCAATTGGTCCATTCTCATCACAGATAGAAGATAAAAAG AGAGATAGTCAGACTAGAAAGCAGTCCCCAACTAAAAGATTGAGCTCACCTACTAAAAGATCTGGTGAGACGCCTGTTAAAATGCTCATAGAGCAGGACATGTGGAAAGAAGGGATGTCTGGTGAGGAGCCGCTGAATGTTGTTGCCAGATTGATGGGTCTAAATGATGCTGCAGTCCACCAATCTGATCTGAAATCTGGAAAAAGATCAAACAAGGAATATCGATCTGGTGGTTTTGATGAGCACAGCCGGAATCTCAGACCAAAGAAGGAAAGCAAAACCCACCAGAAAAGTGAGCCATGCGGTGGTttaaatgatcaaactttaAGAATGAATATCAGCAGTAATAAATACCAAGGGAAGGAGCCTTCTTGTGAGAAGAGAATGACCCTTGTGCGCGAAAAGTTTGCTGAAGCGAAACGTCTGGCAACAGATGAGAAGCTTCTCCACACGAAGGAATTCCAAGAAGCATTGCAGTTTTTAAGCTCAAATAAAGATCTGTTCTTGAAATTCCTTGATGAGCCAAATCCACTGTTATCGAACAACAATTATGAGTTCCAACCTGTTACACCACCTTCGGAGACAAAACAAATAACCATACTGAAGCCATCAGACTCGATCAAGAGAAATGGCAGCACTCTTGTGGGGAGGCAGCTATATTCGGACGGTGATGAAAGTGAAGAGAACAAGTGCAGGCGTCATCAGAGTTTAAATGTTTCCCCAGCCAATTCAACATTTTCTGAACCAACAAGAATTGTAGTACTAAAGCCAGGACTTGTAAAGGCCTATGAACCCAAGATTCTGAGATCtccttcatcatcatcaactgtGGGCGATAGCGAAGAGGATAGTATGTCGGCAGTTGATGAGACAGTGCCAAGCTCAAGAAGACTGGCCAAAGAGATAACTTGGCAGATGAGAATGCGTTTGAAAGACAAGCAGGATGAAGAAAACTTACACTCTTATGAGTTCCATGATATTTACATTGGAGATGACTCCTTCAGCAAGTCAGAAGTTGAGAATGCAAAAGAAATATCTGGTGAAATAAGTGAGGATTTGGAGTTCGGTACTCCTACTTCTGGCCGTTCCTGGGATTTCCTGAGCAGGAGTGGCAGCCCTTACTCTGCATCATGCTCTAGTCAGACATCCCATCGACGTGAACCATCAGTGGTCAGAGAAGCCAAAAAACGGATTTTAGAGAGGTTGTCAATGGTATCATCTACTGTCTCTGGTGAGGAAGAAAGGGAAGCACGCAGAAGTACAGGCACACTAGGTGAGATGCTCACCATTCCGGAAGTCAAGAAAGATCAAGTGTTTGGGGATGTAACATTGGAGAACACAACACCTGAGATGGATTCGGAAGAACCGTTCTTATGTTTGCCACGTTCTCGGTCTGTTCCGATTTCTTTGTCTTTTGGAGGCATTGAGCTAAATGGAGTTGCCACTGGTTCTCATGAAGTTGAGAAGGAAAAGAATAGGAAGTCATTATCATTTAGGGAAAAGGTTTCCAGCCTGTTctctaaaaataagaaaacagCTCGGGGGAAGCTAGATTCATCTGAAATTCCATCGACTAACGATAGACTCAAGCATGGAAATACAGCTACTGCTAGTGATTTCAATGAAAACACAGACCATTCTGCACTGGACAATCCACTGAACTGTACATCACAGAATGCTGATGAGATTTCTATGCCAACACTTATGGCTAGTTCTTGGCACAGCAATGGCATGGAAAACATACCTGCCAAG GATATTTCTTCCATCCCGGTTATTGGTGCCCCAGGAATCTTTGGTGAGTCACAGGACCAACCAAGTCCTGTGTCTGTACTAGACGGACCATTTCTCTCTGATAACAACAGAAGCCTGCTGTGCTCATCTGAAAGTTTCATCTCTGCGTCCCCAC AAACTTTGTCCAGATCTCCACTGATCGGATCATTTTCACGGTCACTTTCGTGGGAGGATCCCCCATTGGAAGTCATGTCGCCCAATTCTTTGAGACTATCAAGGCTCTTCTCTAAGGCTGATGAAGATCAAGATTCATTGACATTTATCCAAAAGTTAGTCTGCTCTGCGGGCATAGATAGAGATGGTTGCATGTTGGCAAGTCCTTTGGAACTGGAGCTGCTTGAGAAGTTCTCAGATTACCAAGAAGAGGGAATTAAATTGCGGGAAAGGCGGTCGAAAGAGAAGTTTCTTTTCGACGCTGTCAATGAGGCACTCACTGAGCTCACTTGGACAGCAGAATTGATGGCGTACCCATGGCGAAGGTCGTTTTCTTTGGAACACAAAGATTGCGAGAATGATTGTAGTAACTCAGCGGCCGATGAAATTTGGCGAGTCATACGGAATTGGTCGATCCTTGACAGGTATCCACCTGGAGAAACTATTGAAAGAAACCTCCTGGTGGAAATGATACTGAAGAGagaggtggtggaggcggcccGTGGTGACATGACACGGTTGGAGACTTTTGAACTCACCACTACGATTTGTGCTATGGTTTTGGAGGACCTGATTGCAGATGCAGCTGTAGATCTGAGTGTCTGA